In Pseudomonas fluorescens, a genomic segment contains:
- a CDS encoding polyamine ABC transporter substrate-binding protein, whose amino-acid sequence MRLSRLFAALCCAALVPVTQAAESVVKVYNWSDYIGPDTVKNFEKDSGIKVQYDIFDTNEMLEAKLLSGHSGYDVVVPSSQFLSKQIRAGAYQPLQRALLDNWKHLDPRLMQRLEAADPGNRYAVPYMWGTVGIGYNAEKVRAVLGKDVVLDSWSMVFEPGNLAKLKSCGVAFLDAPVKIIPQVMLYLGLDPNSVKPDDYKQASKRLMALRPSVTYFNSSKYTADLANGDICVAVGYSGDVMQAQSRAKDAGKNIDIRYLMPKEGVNLWFDMLAIPKDAGNTANAHALINYLLRPDVIAPISDYVGYANPNKDATPLMDPKVSGNPGIYPGDDVISHTFVSADLPENIQRLMTREWNRIKSGQ is encoded by the coding sequence ATGCGTTTATCGCGTTTGTTTGCTGCTCTGTGCTGTGCCGCCCTTGTCCCCGTGACCCAGGCCGCCGAGTCGGTGGTGAAGGTCTATAACTGGTCCGATTACATCGGCCCCGACACCGTGAAGAACTTTGAGAAAGACAGCGGCATCAAGGTGCAGTACGACATTTTCGACACCAACGAAATGCTCGAAGCCAAGTTGCTTTCCGGGCACTCGGGGTATGACGTGGTCGTGCCGTCCAGCCAGTTCCTGTCCAAGCAGATTCGCGCCGGCGCCTACCAGCCGCTGCAACGCGCGCTGCTGGATAACTGGAAGCACCTCGACCCGCGCCTGATGCAACGCCTGGAAGCCGCCGACCCCGGCAACCGCTACGCCGTGCCGTATATGTGGGGCACCGTGGGCATCGGCTACAACGCAGAAAAAGTGCGCGCCGTGCTGGGCAAGGACGTGGTGCTGGACTCGTGGTCGATGGTCTTCGAGCCTGGCAACCTGGCCAAGCTGAAAAGTTGCGGCGTGGCCTTCCTCGATGCGCCGGTGAAGATCATTCCCCAGGTCATGCTCTACCTGGGCCTGGACCCCAACAGCGTCAAGCCCGACGACTACAAGCAAGCCTCCAAACGCCTGATGGCGCTGCGGCCGTCGGTGACCTACTTCAACTCGTCGAAATACACCGCTGACCTGGCCAACGGCGATATCTGCGTGGCCGTCGGTTATTCCGGCGACGTGATGCAGGCTCAGAGCCGGGCCAAGGACGCCGGTAAAAATATCGACATTCGCTACCTGATGCCCAAGGAAGGCGTGAACCTGTGGTTCGACATGCTGGCGATTCCCAAGGACGCCGGTAACACAGCCAATGCCCACGCCCTGATCAACTACCTGCTGCGTCCCGACGTGATCGCGCCGATCAGCGACTACGTCGGCTACGCCAACCCGAACAAGGACGCCACGCCGCTGATGGACCCCAAGGTCAGCGGTAACCCGGGGATCTACCCCGGCGATGACGTCATCAGCCACACCTTTGTCTCCGCCGACCTGCCGGAAAACATCCAGCGCCTGATGACCCGGGAATGGAACCGGATCAAATCCGGCCAATAA
- a CDS encoding amino acid ABC transporter ATP-binding protein: MAHQSEELIIEALDIHKSFGTLQILKGISLQVRRGEVVVLIGASGSGKTTFIRCINLLEDIQAGRIRVNGRAMGYRERSDGSLVRDSERNIARQRRDIGMVFQRFNLFPHMTALENIIEAPIQVLGVPRAEALEQAHGLLARVGLADKASHYPSMLSGGQQQRVAIARALAMKPQAMLFDEPTSALDPETVGEVLQVMKTLAEEGMTMVVVTHEMGFAREVADRVVVLDQGELIEQGPPEQIFSHPSHPRTRAFLSRVL, from the coding sequence ATGGCGCACCAAAGTGAAGAACTGATCATCGAAGCCCTGGATATCCACAAATCGTTCGGCACGCTGCAGATTCTCAAGGGGATTTCGCTGCAGGTGCGACGCGGCGAGGTGGTGGTGCTGATTGGCGCCTCCGGTTCCGGCAAGACCACTTTTATCCGCTGCATCAACCTGCTGGAAGACATCCAGGCTGGACGCATCCGCGTCAACGGCCGCGCCATGGGTTATCGCGAGCGCAGCGACGGCAGCCTGGTGCGCGATTCGGAGCGCAACATTGCCCGGCAACGTCGCGACATCGGCATGGTGTTCCAGCGCTTCAACCTGTTCCCCCATATGACTGCCCTGGAAAACATCATCGAAGCCCCGATCCAGGTGCTCGGCGTACCGCGTGCCGAGGCGCTGGAACAGGCTCATGGCTTGCTGGCACGGGTCGGGCTGGCGGACAAGGCCAGCCATTACCCATCGATGCTTTCCGGTGGCCAGCAGCAACGGGTCGCGATTGCCCGTGCCCTGGCAATGAAACCCCAGGCCATGTTGTTCGACGAACCCACCAGCGCGCTCGACCCGGAAACCGTCGGCGAAGTCCTGCAGGTCATGAAGACGCTGGCCGAAGAGGGCATGACCATGGTGGTGGTCACCCATGAAATGGGCTTTGCCCGTGAAGTGGCCGACCGTGTGGTGGTGCTCGATCAGGGGGAGCTCATCGAACAAGGCCCGCCGGAGCAGATTTTCAGCCACCCCAGCCACCCGCGTACCCGGGCCTTTCTCAGCCGCGTGTTATGA
- a CDS encoding amino acid ABC transporter permease, whose translation MNFNWDVFWQYLLQPSGVYLTGLWLTCLISVLAMALGCVLGLAAALLRLSKNPLLHLPVRFYVWLMRGTPLLVQIVFLYTALAAGGIFRFEDIALFGLVVPGNIQAAIIALGLNEGAYMAEIIRAGIGAVDKGQYEAGRSLGMPFAKLMRRIVLPQAFRVIVPPLGNEFNVMLKNTTLVSVIGVQELLLSTQMITSATFRVFELYLVVALYFLTLTTLWGFFQRWLETRFSQSDRPAAPPPASSRMFGRSTLKLLRGR comes from the coding sequence ATGAATTTCAATTGGGATGTGTTCTGGCAGTACCTGTTGCAGCCGAGCGGGGTGTACCTCACCGGGCTCTGGCTGACCTGCCTGATCAGCGTGCTGGCGATGGCGCTCGGTTGTGTCCTGGGGCTGGCGGCCGCGCTGCTGCGCTTGTCGAAAAACCCGCTGTTGCACCTGCCGGTGCGTTTTTATGTGTGGTTGATGCGCGGTACGCCGTTGCTGGTGCAGATCGTCTTTCTCTACACGGCCTTGGCGGCGGGCGGCATCTTCCGATTTGAGGACATTGCGCTGTTCGGCCTGGTCGTGCCCGGTAATATCCAGGCGGCGATCATTGCCCTGGGCCTCAATGAAGGGGCGTACATGGCCGAGATCATCCGCGCCGGCATCGGTGCGGTGGACAAGGGCCAGTATGAAGCCGGGCGCTCCCTGGGCATGCCGTTCGCCAAGCTGATGCGCCGCATCGTGTTGCCTCAGGCGTTCCGGGTGATCGTGCCGCCGCTGGGCAACGAGTTCAATGTGATGCTCAAGAACACCACCCTGGTCAGTGTGATTGGCGTGCAAGAGTTGCTGCTCAGCACCCAGATGATCACCTCGGCGACCTTTCGCGTATTCGAGCTGTATCTGGTGGTCGCGCTCTACTTCTTGACGCTGACGACCCTGTGGGGCTTTTTCCAGCGCTGGCTGGAGACGCGTTTCAGCCAGTCCGATCGGCCTGCCGCACCGCCGCCGGCATCCAGCCGCATGTTCGGCCGCAGCACCCTGAAATTGCTGAGGGGACGTTAA
- a CDS encoding ABC transporter substrate-binding protein yields MHKRRALLVAVTLGLCTQGAFAAPQVPERLQKVDKLTYCSGMDSPPLVSFDENQKPRGLTVDLGLEIAKRLGDKPVQWRVIPFSGLVPALLAQQCDMIVDQLFDKPERRQVIDIVNYMYSSQSVVVPKGNPKGIKALDDLSGHKVAVLNGSTIKTLLDTQNESLTKAGKPPMKLVVYNTDTDAFQALRINQVDAYGTTVETAGYYAAMAPELFQEGVPAFSRILTGLGIRKDDPQLTAAVQQVISDMRSDGSYGQLLNKWHVSSDTLD; encoded by the coding sequence ATGCATAAACGCCGCGCCTTGCTGGTGGCTGTAACCCTGGGTCTCTGCACGCAAGGGGCGTTTGCCGCGCCCCAGGTGCCGGAGCGCCTGCAGAAAGTCGATAAGCTCACGTATTGCTCGGGGATGGATTCACCGCCCCTGGTGTCCTTCGACGAAAACCAGAAACCGCGCGGGCTCACCGTCGACCTGGGCCTGGAAATTGCCAAGCGCCTGGGTGACAAGCCGGTGCAGTGGCGGGTGATTCCGTTCTCCGGGCTGGTCCCGGCGCTGCTCGCCCAGCAGTGCGACATGATCGTCGACCAGCTGTTCGACAAGCCTGAGCGGCGGCAGGTCATCGACATCGTCAACTACATGTATTCCAGCCAGTCGGTGGTGGTCCCCAAGGGCAACCCCAAGGGCATCAAGGCGCTGGATGACTTGTCCGGGCACAAAGTGGCCGTGCTCAACGGCTCCACCATCAAGACCCTGCTCGATACCCAGAATGAAAGCCTGACCAAGGCCGGCAAGCCACCGATGAAGCTGGTGGTCTACAACACCGACACCGATGCATTCCAGGCGCTGCGCATCAACCAGGTCGACGCCTACGGCACCACCGTGGAGACCGCCGGTTACTACGCGGCGATGGCGCCGGAGCTGTTCCAGGAGGGCGTGCCGGCTTTCAGTCGCATCCTCACCGGCCTGGGGATTCGCAAGGATGACCCGCAACTGACCGCCGCCGTTCAGCAGGTGATCAGTGATATGCGCAGTGACGGCAGCTATGGGCAATTGCTGAACAAATGGCATGTCAGCAGCGACACACTCGACTGA
- a CDS encoding GntR family transcriptional regulator, with protein MQFASAYVDRQPLTAEEEAYSFLLNAICNGRYRKGDRLIAEDIATELGMSRMPVREAFRRLDAQGLVTLRPNRGAVVSGVDIDELHEVFEMRSALEGLAVRVATSRIGERQLAALERLLDEMDDYRDDSAEWVSRHRAFHELLCSLSGRPRLMKQISALYSLVEAPMRLWLQHGDKPLSARQEHAVILDAIRAGDAARAEAVVREHIEGTVPALIQFLQSEK; from the coding sequence ATGCAATTTGCCTCCGCTTACGTTGACCGCCAGCCCCTCACCGCCGAGGAGGAGGCCTACAGTTTTCTGCTCAATGCCATTTGCAACGGCCGTTATCGCAAGGGTGATCGCCTGATTGCAGAGGACATTGCCACCGAGCTCGGGATGAGCCGCATGCCGGTACGCGAGGCTTTTCGCCGCCTGGACGCGCAGGGCCTGGTGACCCTGCGGCCCAACCGTGGCGCGGTCGTCAGCGGCGTGGATATCGATGAATTGCACGAAGTGTTTGAAATGCGCAGCGCCCTCGAAGGCCTGGCGGTGCGCGTTGCCACCAGCCGTATCGGCGAACGCCAACTGGCGGCGCTGGAGCGCCTGCTGGACGAGATGGACGATTACCGCGACGACAGCGCCGAGTGGGTCAGCCGCCACCGTGCCTTCCATGAATTGCTCTGCAGCCTCAGCGGGCGTCCGCGCTTGATGAAGCAGATCTCGGCGCTGTACTCGCTGGTCGAGGCGCCTATGCGGTTGTGGTTGCAACACGGTGACAAACCGCTCAGCGCACGCCAGGAGCACGCGGTGATCCTCGATGCCATCCGTGCCGGGGATGCCGCCCGTGCCGAAGCGGTGGTGCGCGAACACATCGAAGGCACCGTGCCGGCGCTGATTCAATTCCTGCAATCGGAAAAATAG